In Oceanivirga salmonicida, the genomic stretch AAAGTCATAATTGCTTCAGCAATATGCATATATGTATCAAATAATTTTTCAAACATTATTCTAAAAATATTAGTATTCATGATAATATATGCAATAATTTGGGTTTATCCTTATTATAAGAATAGATTAGAAATGTTTGATTAGGTGTTAGTATGAAAAATAAATTTGAAATGAAAATATCTGACAAACAGAAATGATATTTGAAGTTTTATCAGTTGAAGGAATGAAATTAAATGACATAAATACTATTGTTAATTTAAAAAATGCTTGGTATTTTGTTATTGATAATGTTGAATATGCACCTATAGATTTTAAATATATATCACAAGTTCATAGAGAAATTGCAAATTATAATTTAATATTAAATCCAGGAGAAATAAGAATATTTCCTGTAAGTATGGGCGGAACAAATTGGAAGCCTAATATGCCTAATAAAGATGAAATAGATGAAAATTTAGATATAATAAATAAAATTGAGAATGCTACAGACAAAGCATTAACTATGATGCTGTATCTAATGAGAACTCAAATATTTTCTGATGGAAATAAAAGAGTTGCAACATTAATAGCAAATCAAATTTTAATACAAAATGGAGCTGGAATTTTATCTATACCTGTTGAATGTTTACAAGAATTTAGAAGTAAAATAATAAAATATTATGAAACAAATAATATGGATGAAATAAAACAATTTCTATATGGTAATTGTATAGATGGTATAAAATTATAAGGAGAATTTGTGAAAATATAAAATAAAGAAATTATTAGATAAAGAATAAATTTTCTTACAATAATTACACTTATAATAGAACTATTGTGATTATTAATTTTCTATTTATTTAAAGAGTAAACTTACAAAGTAAAATTACTCTTTTTATTTTCTTTAAAAAAAGTCATTTCTTTGCTATAATATGAATAAGGGAATTTAAAAAATAGGAGGTTTAAATGTTCAAAATACTATGTTTAGATGGTGGTGGAGCAAGAGGTTATTTTTCAGCATACATGCTAAAAAAAATTGAAGAAGAATTTGATATAAAAATACATGAATATTTTGACCTTATAGTTGGAACGAGTACAGGTGCATTAATATCTGGCGGAATAGGACTTGGTTTAGAGTTAGATGAAATAGTAAATCTATATAAATATGAAAAACATAGAATATTCCAAAAGAAAAATTTTAATATAGGTGTATTTTCAAGCATTTATACTAATGAAAATTTAAAAAATTTAATAAATGAAAAATATGGAAATAATAGTTTTGAAAATTTAAAAACTAATCTTATAATAGCATCTACTGATATAACAGATAAAAAACCAAAAATTTTTAAATCTTGGAAAGAAACTAAAATTAGTTTAAAAGAAGCGGTACTTTGTTCAAGTTCAGCACCAACATATTTTGATCCAGTAAAAATTGGTAATAAATATTATGCAGATGGCTGTTTTTGGGCAAATAATCCAAGTATCTTAGCATTATCGGAAGCATTATCTGAAAAATCATTTAATAAGAATATTGAAGAAATAAAAATATTATCAATAGGAACAGGTAGAAATATGATTAAATTTGATGTAACTAATACTAAAAATTGGGGTATACTAACTTGGGTTAAAGATATAAGTAAGATTATGATAGATAGTAGTGTATATGCTAATGATACAATGTTAAATAGAATATTAAATAATAGATATTTAAGAATAGATTTTGAATTAAATGAAGTTATGAATATGACAGATATACCAAATAGTATTTTATATAATGCTGATGATATATTTGAAAATTATAGAGAAGATATTAGAAAATTTTTGGAATTTGATAATAAAAAATCATTGATAAAACAAGAAGTAAAATATAATTTTATTCAAAGATTTGTTAAAAAAATCTTTAAAATATAGGAGAAACAATGGGAGTAACATTATATAGAAAATATAGACCTAAAAACTTTGAAGAAGTTTATGGTCAAGAACACATAAAAAAATCAATAATAAATGCATTAAATGAAAATAAAATTGCACATGCATATTTATTTAATGGACCACGTGGTACGGGAAAAACGACTGTTGCTAGAATAATAGCAAGGGGAGTAAACTGTCTTACAAATGGAATAAGTGCTAATCCATGTTTAGAATGTAATAATTGTGTTAGTATAACTAATGGTTCTAATATGGACATTATTGAGATAGATGCTGCATCTAATAGGGGTATAGATGAAATAAGAATTTTAAAAGAAAATATAAATTATCAACCTGTAAATTCAAGAAAAAAAGTATATATAATAGATGAGGTGCATATGTTAACTAATGAAGCATTTAATGCTTTATTAAAAACATTAGAAGAACCACCAGAACATGCTATGTTTATTTTAGCAACTACTGAAATACATAAATTACCAGATACAATTATTTCTAGGTGTATATGCTATAATTTTGGAACATTATCTAATCAAGAAATAAAAGATATGCTTTTAAATTCTTTAAATAAAGAAAATGTAGTTATGGATGAAGAAAGTCTAGAATTAATATTTAAAAAATCTGGTGGTAGTGCAAGAGATTCAT encodes the following:
- a CDS encoding Fic family protein translates to MIFEVLSVEGMKLNDINTIVNLKNAWYFVIDNVEYAPIDFKYISQVHREIANYNLILNPGEIRIFPVSMGGTNWKPNMPNKDEIDENLDIINKIENATDKALTMMLYLMRTQIFSDGNKRVATLIANQILIQNGAGILSIPVECLQEFRSKIIKYYETNNMDEIKQFLYGNCIDGIKL
- a CDS encoding CBASS cGAMP-activated phospholipase; amino-acid sequence: MFKILCLDGGGARGYFSAYMLKKIEEEFDIKIHEYFDLIVGTSTGALISGGIGLGLELDEIVNLYKYEKHRIFQKKNFNIGVFSSIYTNENLKNLINEKYGNNSFENLKTNLIIASTDITDKKPKIFKSWKETKISLKEAVLCSSSAPTYFDPVKIGNKYYADGCFWANNPSILALSEALSEKSFNKNIEEIKILSIGTGRNMIKFDVTNTKNWGILTWVKDISKIMIDSSVYANDTMLNRILNNRYLRIDFELNEVMNMTDIPNSILYNADDIFENYREDIRKFLEFDNKKSLIKQEVKYNFIQRFVKKIFKI
- the dnaX gene encoding DNA polymerase III subunit gamma/tau encodes the protein MGVTLYRKYRPKNFEEVYGQEHIKKSIINALNENKIAHAYLFNGPRGTGKTTVARIIARGVNCLTNGISANPCLECNNCVSITNGSNMDIIEIDAASNRGIDEIRILKENINYQPVNSRKKVYIIDEVHMLTNEAFNALLKTLEEPPEHAMFILATTEIHKLPDTIISRCICYNFGTLSNQEIKDMLLNSLNKENVVMDEESLELIFKKSGGSARDSLSLLEQVISSYYNEEIDYVKTARALGVIEKVYFENFNKLLKEKEKKEIIDFINDIYRNGIPIDVFLKDFCDYLRNNENDLEYTIRTITNIYNTVNNFKNEEDMRIVSYIIVYELLDKVSTVKISEVKETKKSNNIETKIDFEYADFLEYLLNNKQVFYNNVLLNFEFIKSEDYKIYLKQKNNRSEARAVIENEIS